The following are from one region of the Camarhynchus parvulus chromosome 3, STF_HiC, whole genome shotgun sequence genome:
- the MYCN gene encoding LOW QUALITY PROTEIN: N-myc proto-oncogene protein (The sequence of the model RefSeq protein was modified relative to this genomic sequence to represent the inferred CDS: inserted 2 bases in 1 codon), which produces MPGMVSKNTDLEFDSLQPCFYPDEDDFYLCGPDSAPPGEDIWKKFELLPTPPLSPSRAGLQEHPPGGGPVPWGGAALWGCRPTDPVDWASELLLLPPEADLWGGMDGGDFLETGPGVTNNLNSIIIQDCMWSGFSAREKLERAVSEKLQSKAPAAPPPPPGAAGSPASGPXAELGGAVPECVDPAVVFPFPVNKREAAAGGGAARGGRPPRPAGDSRASSSSSSSGDDTLSDSEDDDEEEEDEEEEIDVVTVEKRRSSTNKSVTTLTITVHPKNTTFSSVRTQQNGLILKRCAPIHQQHNYAAPSPFVETEESPPQKKLKVEVPRPVKPTIQPKLKSSSPRNSDSEDSERRRNHNILERQRRNDLRSSFLTLRDHVPELVQNEKAAKVVILKKATEYVHSLQAEEQKLLLEKEKLQARQEQLLKKIDYKRTC; this is translated from the exons ATGCCAGGAATGGTCAGTAAAAACACAGACCTCGAGTTTGACTCTTTGCAGCCTTGTTTCTACCCGGACGAAGATGACTTTTATTTGTGCGGGCCGGACTCCGCTCCCCCGGGCGAGGACATCTGGAAAAAGTTtgagctgctgcccaccccTCCTCTGTCTCCCAGCCGGGCCGGGCTCCAGGAGCACCCTCCGGGAGGGGGCCCGGTGCCGTGGGGAGGAGCGGCTCTCTGGGGCTGCCGCCCCACCGACCCCGTGGACTGGGCAtcggagctgctgctgctgccgcccgAAGCCGACCTGTGGGGCGGCATGGACGGAGGGGACTTCCTCGAGACGGGCCCCGGCGTGACGAACAATCTCAACTCCATCATCATCCAGGACTGCATGTGGAGCGGCTTCTCGGCGCGCGAGAAGCTGGAGCGGGCGGTGAGCGAGAAGCTGCAGAGCAAggcgcccgccgcgccgccgccgcccccgggggCCGCGGGCAGCCCCGCCAGCGGCCC CGCGGAGCTGGGCGGCGCCGTACCCGAGTGCGTGGACCCGGCCGTGGTCTTCCCCTTCCCCGTCAACAagcgggaggcggcggcgggcggaggggctgcgcggggcggccgcccgccgcgccccgccgggGACAGCCGggcgagcagcagcagcagctcctccggGGACGACACGCTCAGCGACTCGG aagatgatgatgaggaggaagaggatgaagaagaagaaatagatGTTGTTACAGTGGAGAAAAGACGCTCCTCTACCAACAAGTCTGTTACCACCCTTACTATTACAGTGCATCCTAAAAATACCACTTTTTCATCAGTCAGGACACAGCAGAATGGACTGATATTAAAGCGTTGTGCCCCAATTCACCAGCAGCATAATTATGCCGCTCCTTCTCCATTTGTGGAGACTGAAGAGTCTCCACCACAGAAGAAGTTAAAAGTCGAGGTGCCCCGTCCAGTAAAACCCACGATCCAACCAAAGCTTAAGAGTTCAAGTCCTCGAAACTCTGATTCAGAGGACAGTGAACGTCGACGCAACCATAATATCCTGGAGCGTCAACGACGTAATGATCTACGGTCAAGTTTCCTCACTTTAAGGGACCATGTTCCAGAACTGGTTCAAAATGAGAAAGCTGCAAAAGTTGTGATCTTGAAAAAAGCCACTGAGTATGTTCATTCTCttcaggcagaggagcagaagttactgctagaaaaggaaaaattgcaaGCCAGACAAGAACAATTACTAAAGAAAATAGATTACAAGCGGACTtgctaa